The Styela clava chromosome 11, kaStyClav1.hap1.2, whole genome shotgun sequence genome includes the window AATCAAGACGTGCAACTCGGCAGGGGACTAGGGGGTGGATGAATTGTCCGTCAGCAAAATACCGCAGCTTAAGTTAAGTGGCACGCGATGGCCCAGGCcttgttcatttttttagttTACTACCAAACTTCTTAGACTAGACTGTTTTTATGTTCGGATGTTATTATGTCCATAATTCAGTAGTTTTGCCAGTGCACAAGGGTTTCATATTATTAACCACAGCCGCATAGCATGAAATAATGAGGTACTACGGTACCAGTAACTCAGAATTTTAGTAGCTAGGCACAGCACTAATTCACAAGCCGTGATAGGCCTACTCGTGGTGGTCGGTACAgtacagtacagcacactatccaaattccaagaatttccctccatttggctcaataaaacaaacactctatgtgtctcacaaacgaggggcgtctgggaccacgtcagatgcttcatatcgTGCCATGTTTGTCTCGataaaaatctaaattaatcgtggccgtcacatgaccaaaattgccgttttttgctaaaaactctcgaatgctacggtaaatttttttttccttcggtaaatgagattattttttcccaaggaattcaatgatgatgtTACTAGAgtgcgcttttttgtagtattttgcgcaacttcattatactgtattattaccgatattgagggacaacaatgtccagacgtctcccaaagaaggggtgtctgatcacctgcaaaatgggtttctctgaagcgggacaatgtcacccgatttgtatagtgtgccgtactgcagTACAGGTACCGGTACAACCATTGAATGGAAATGGTACCGTACCGTAGTTTAGTAGCAGTTACCGGTACATATACTATGTGATATAAATTTTCTACGCCTACTTCTAATTGTGCACTTTTTGGTTTTCATTGCTTAACTAGAATTTTAAAGTATGTCTGTCATGTGCAATTTGTTACCAAGTTTATATTGTACATTCAAAGAATATCGCTGAGTTTTTAAAATCTTCTTCTGCAATCGAGTTAACgctaatgaattttatttttgatgatgGACCTTGATAGATTATGATCATATTTGACATTAACAGGCAGCGAAATCatttgcaaataaaaatttaggccataattttattctgattttccctattttagttatattatgaGTTCAGGAACTGTTTGCGTTAGCCAGGTtgatataccccctgcccataggttttcggtccttttacacaacttgatgtaaaatatacgaacaaaattagttacctccatattggtacacatacttctggaacgcctAACTATGTGCGAGTGGAGTGCTGGATCTCTCGCTGCCGTAGGTGGTTCACTAGCTGCTGGTTCGGTTACAGCTTCATGTTCATGCatcagaaaacaaataactggctaactaatcccacacccaacatggactggtaacaggacgGGAGGCTTGAtacccaggataaatatgtaaatcctatccattACCACTACTGCGGTAGGAGGCCCGACCGCTCTCCAGAAGTCAGtttcgggtatgggattagccaGTCATTTgattttcagatgcatggacttgatttgATGGTGATGGGAGGGAATTCGTAACGACCACTACAGCATTATGATGGTGAGGAGTACAGCAATCCTTTAACACATAATTATCGTCAactggattcgaacctgcaaacacATGAAGGGTAATCAGTGATGCAATGGCAAGCATATTGCTAATGCTTAAAGTTAGCATAACGTACCATACCGCTGAGCGTATGTGGTATAGCAGGTTTCAAAGGGAGAAGTAAAGTACGGTAACTTTTGTTGCTACCCTGAGAGAATGGCATGTGTTTGTTCAAGTTTTGTTTACTGCATTGCTATAGCAGTATAGGGTGTGTATCACTCAAGGTTTCATAACAAACGAGAAAATTTTTCCATGTTTGTCTCATTTGTGGACTCCCATAACACAACCTGTTGGCATGACTGACAGTTCATCTTGATTCTAATACAGTTTACAGGATTAACTAAATAAACTTGGAACAGTTCGGCATAATGTCTGATGATACTTTCATTCGCTATATTGATATACCAAGTAAAGAATTGTCAAGACTCGCAATTCACCAGGAAAAGGTCTGAAACATTTTATGTAACATTCTGCATAAATATCTGCCTAGGAATAgaattgtgaattatttttatgacaGGTTGGTGATGTTGGCTGTGTCGTTTGGGATGCAGCTTTGGTCCTTGCTTACTACCTTCAAACACAGAAAGCGAGGGATCATTTTGTTCGTAACAAAAATGTTATCGAACTAGGTGCTGGAACTGGTATTGTTGGTTTGGTTGCTGCAGCGTGTGGCGCAAAGCTGGTCATATTAACTGACCTTCCCGAACTTCTGCCACTTCTACAGAAGAATGTAGTAGAAAACCAAGAAGTTTTTAAGGAAAATGACCGTAATGTCAATATATTCCAGTTACGATGGGGCAATATTGATGATATGAATGCAATAGTTAAAAACACTTTTATATACAGCAAAGACAATAGCATAAAGCATGAGTTTCACTGTGTTTTGCTGGCTGATTGTGTGTATTATGATGAAGCAGTGGAGCCGCTTGCTATAACCATTAATCACATCATTAAGACCAGCTTAAATGACACAATTGTGCTTTGTTGCTTTGAAGACCGTGACACTGGGAATAAGCAAGAACTTCAAGAACGCTTTAGATATATTTTaagcaaaaaattcaaattaaagaTTCATCAAGTACCCTATTCAGATATGCATGATGAGTTCCGCTCACCAGATATTCACATATTTCGCATTTCAAAATAAAGTAGCACCATGCTTGCTTTCAGACTACCACCAGTGATATCAGGCTGTTTTACTGAAAGACTGCATTTGATATGCCAGCCAGTTTAACACATTTCAGCTTTTGAATTAGGAATTATTTGGTTTTGACCATGAGTGGCTGGCTCATGTAAATTACAAAAACACAATTACCGTACACAAagatcaattttttaaaaaataaaattattttatagtcAAGTGCAGCTGGAACTGAATTTACTACTATTTTGTAtgtattctaaaataaaattttagagCATTCAATTTGTATTTTCGCAAATAAACCATTTCGAATTGTTGCCAAATGTGACAATTTCATTCGTTCCAGTCACCCCTCTCCATTAATCTgcgttcaaaaacagtgaaaacccgtcaaaaatcCTGTTTTTTCCCCTCCCAGTAAATTCCGCCTTCAATATTGGGTATGCGTATTACGCTTTggcgaagaaaatataaaaaatattggttGACATTTCATGCACAAGGTCAAAtacttattatatattatgtcTTATTTCTAGTAATTTTATGTGACAAAGTCTACCAGATCGTGCTTGTTTCGGTACAAACATACCCATGGAATGATTTATCCTTCTCGACAGAGGGCAGCGCACATAATTCAATAACTACCGTATATTAGTGATAAGAACGGGAACAGAACTTCGCTTTGATGGTCCAAATTTGTTGTTGTCATCCAGTTATTCTCTTGTAATCGGCAAACCAAAAGCTTAGGTATCATTTTTCGTCAAACCtaatggctctttaaatcatttttttcacaCTATATTTAGCAGCAGGTCTCATTTTGAAGTGGCAAATGCGCTTCCCCGCACGAACAGCGGTTCCAATTaagattgaaaataaattttattcactttttaaGTATACAAATTGAAGAATAGCAATATTAACAGAATAAATTAGTTCACAAAATTAAACCCCTTAATTCATCCTCAATTTCATTATTGGAATCCAACGATGCTTTCATTCGTTTTTTCAACGTTATATAATGATTCATTGACCCCGGAATTTTCGTCCGACTCGACAGCCCAATGATCCGACCAGACCTCGTCATCTTCTGTTCCATCCATTTCATTGCTGATACAACACCTGTTGGAACATCATCCACAAACGCATCATGGTCAAGTCAGCCTTATTCATCGCACCGCCTGTGTTGTCCGCATGATCGCTTTTAATCATCCAATTTTCCTCGTGGGGCAGAAGGCTTGGTGGGATTTGTATCGTAACTGGTCTACCTGGAGAGATGGTAGAATCTGATTGCAATCAATCGGATCTACTCGTAGACTCGCACAAGAATCCGTACATTGGCCGGTGGGTTCCGActagggatgccacttttggattttcggatcgattcgaatcgcatcttttccgtatcgattcgaatcagatttacgcaATTCGGAAAAAGAGATGGATTTACCGAAAAAAAgaacattgaacgtttgttaaatcgTTGTTTTTGGTGGCTTTAAATCTGCcaaatgcgtttatgcggcactccaaataacaccaaattacgggacgaaaaaaaaacatagaacgtttgttaatcgttgttttcggcggtgTTAAAACTGCCGagtgcgtttatgcggcactccaaataccaccaaattacgggaccaaaagaaaaacattgaacgtttgttaactGTTGTTTTCGGTGGCGTTAAACTGCCGAATTCGTTTATGCGgtactccaaataacaccaaattacgggacggaaataaatgaaaatgaatttttcgtgattgacttttttacttatctgccgtcatttgtttcaagttcggcacaacactcttttacgcatcactTGAGATAATGTGTGGCGTAATTTCCACcaaactgcgagttcagttttcACTGAATAGCCAAAGTTTCTATTATGCGCGAATTCAAATGGATGACAATTTTCgacagcacacctgcgctgcgaccaagttattgtacgccctggcttgattggataaagaatcaTCTACCGACATCTagataatatttgattttgattgaaatttaatttaaactttcttctgagtgaaatatttcgcgtacatttgaagagaactattactgaatgagttcatcggccggcaatgtcaattgacaatcatgtttctcattctggaaaaaatatatattttttttgtttgcgtttgtcaAGCTTCCACTCGAGTGGCTGTAAACGAAATCAGTGGGACATAATGTAATAGTACATACAcgtcttttttcagctgttacaaaaaagtagtatttactttcaattttgttagaGCGATACAAGCGGGAATAAAACATTTGGATTATTTCTAGCAAATGTCAGGTGGGAGTGAATGatacttgaggaatggcaacttgtgcactgttttacatcaacacgtgccagatttcataccagaccaagcatactgtgcgaatgtcgtcttactttagcccCAGGGACCGAGTTAGATCGAGATAAAGCGTCGGCTaattatcgctcgtcagcgcGGCGTCTATTATGCACATTcggactttctgaattacgaaattaaacgtagtcgACGATATTATGAAGCCCGAATTAgccacaaataatattgtctctGATATTTACGGAgatttttgttcgcaatcgtagtcgggtgaacgattgtttttctcgaaattaatttaatcttggttaattttatcgtctCTAAGCATATTCTTGCAAGCATTTCCCATTcatagtaattcagatgcaattagaatgtttttgtcgtattactctatgctgctaacataaatataaaatattgtactaaaattttgaagataaagaatcgaTAATAAGGCTGGccttaattcaatataacaagaagtgaAATACCACAGACACATATATACTGGTGTCGGGCTagggaaagcagtgctgttactgtgtttatgacataacagtacaactgttccctgcttattttctcatataaattccatcaaattgcctcTGTCATGATacaagtataacacaataataactcagtattgtaagacttacagataagttgcaactgcaagtttttcatcaatgcatttattggtgatatctatgacctacatatttttatcatgatggaaataagtgtggcttattcactgaaaacTCCTTATCATCCTTGCTATACAGCGTATTCCATTTTTAAGTTTTCctcttctagatttgagctttttgtgactttgagcaaacatacgcatgcaataatattgaaaaagcttaatggaatcagattccATTCGaatttttgattcgagattcgattcgaaaaaaatgtatccagatGTGGCAACCCTAGTTCCGACATTAAGAATACTCTTGGAAATTCTCGAATATATATTATGTGCTTCAATTCAACCTTCATAAGCCAAAAAGCCGATGTAACCGCAAGATATCCCGAGCGGGCTATGGCAACGGATATGAATGACTACTTTGAACTCCCACAATAAGCCACATATTGTCACGGTAGATAAGTTCTCGAATTGGATTGGAATTGATCCAATATCATCGAACGCATTGACTGGCGTGGAATTCTTCTAATGTCAGACTCAATCAACCATCAATTCAATCAATGAGCAAATCAATTCAAATCCTTCCATTTCAGATTGTTTGCAAACAAATGGAAATTCAACTTGGATTTTCTTCGCAATTCCAGCAACGGTTAGTCGGTTAACcaattttagatggttaacgatCACGATTTTTTCCCGTTGACTGCCATGTCAGCTAATATACTGTaggattttttcaaaaatgattagtttatcacaaatttattttccatGATGTTTaattggcgctcccgaagtatgtgcaccaagatggcgcacacctgaaccctagcctggtacacatactatgttcaggatgtgcgccataaTTAAAGTATCAGTgctgctgattatgaaaatttgacaaggACAACTTCAGAATCAGTTTCCGTTCGGAATATAattttcacgatttcattgcaagaACGTCACCTATTAAATACCATTCAACAAGTGCGCATTCTGTCGTAGTGATTTTAGCATATCAACATTTTTGGGAAATAGTGACGAACGCTttgaatttacaatatttaGATCGTGCTGAATACACAGTCTGATGCTGGTAACAGGTAGGGTAGACACATATATTTTCGCACAATGGCCACTACACCTGGAATGGATATATCACCTTTTCACCGCCCCAGTGGGCCAAAACTGCGAAATTGCCTTCGAACCATTGTTACGCAACGATCTTAAATTTTACCTTagtacgtcaaacgtcacgccgCGGTTTACAAGTGTTTTcactgaaattcccagccctgcCTGAGAGACATCATCAGATTCCAATATGACAACAAGACAAAATATTCACTGCATTTGAAAGAGATGGTAAACTCCAGCTAGGTGTTTAATCGTATTCAATTCAGATTTACCAATGAAGGTTTTAGCGACTGATGGATGAATTGTCAAAAAATTTATAATCTATCTACGAAAGGGAGA containing:
- the LOC120348110 gene encoding protein N-lysine methyltransferase METTL21D-like, whose protein sequence is MSDDTFIRYIDIPSKELSRLAIHQEKVGDVGCVVWDAALVLAYYLQTQKARDHFVRNKNVIELGAGTGIVGLVAAACGAKLVILTDLPELLPLLQKNVVENQEVFKENDRNVNIFQLRWGNIDDMNAIVKNTFIYSKDNSIKHEFHCVLLADCVYYDEAVEPLAITINHIIKTSLNDTIVLCCFEDRDTGNKQELQERFRYILSKKFKLKIHQVPYSDMHDEFRSPDIHIFRISK